Genomic DNA from Nicotiana tabacum cultivar K326 chromosome 21, ASM71507v2, whole genome shotgun sequence:
CTCAAAATttgattggctagtttgggaggtGCCTCCAATGTGGCAGGTGAATATAATGGATTCATGTCTATAGGTATACTATTCATCTTAATAATGTGTGAGGTAGGGATATTGGATAGGTTATTTTCTAGAGTTGATAATGGTAAATGAGGTGGTAAAAGGGTGTACTCGTTGGATGTAACCGTGTTTGGTTGTTGGGCATGTTGTTATTGGGTTGGACTTGTATTAATAGGTCAAAACTATTTTTTATTGCTATTAGTTTGTTAGCAATTAATTTTTGTGGTAATACAGGGGTTAGGGGGTAGCAGAAAAATTAATTGAGTGCGTACCTGTATAATCTGCCATAATCACCTCCACATGTGAATTCGATAGTAGCTTTCCTTTACGGGAACTCGTTGAAGTGCAAGGATGTGTATCCTTGCCGCTTGAGATTGGTGCGTGCTGTTTTAACATGTGTTTTGTAGGTCGTTTGGGGAATATAACCGTTTTCCATTCCGATTCTTGAGTTTGTACCTCCTTCCTATCATTATCTTTAGTTAATGAATTTGTGTTCAATTGTTGTGATGTACTTGTTGGAGTGTTGTGATTGGGGCAATTAACATGAATATACTATTCGTCTACAAGTGATACATAGCATATTAAGTCCTTCGTAAAGGATTTGTTGACGATGGGTCCTAATGAAGACACGTGACTTGAGAGTGATTTTTCTAGGGGTACTTCTACGCATATTCGAGTATAGCGCCCTCTAGTCGTAGACGACATGCAAGTATCAATTTTGAGAAGTTTACCTAATTTATTTCCCACTTTTTGTAGGCTCTCAATATCATAAAACTCCGTGGGTAGCTCTGGCAGTCGAGTCCATATGGTAGTGTAGGTAAGTTTGGTGTTAGAGGCTAGAAGCTTAGGTTCCCAGCGTCTAACTGAGAGTAAATGGTTTAAAAAAACCACAGACTCTCGTGTAATGCTTTAttcatattttcttccttttgataTTTGATTAGGAAGAAATAATTCCCTAAATCAATGAGTGACAGTGATTTCATGGGTTTCCATAGAAATTGTAATTTTTGTTTAAGAACCCACTGAGGTGGGTGCTCTACTGTTTCAGTTGACATGTCAAGATAGTATTGGGTAGTAGAGATGGGGTAAAGACATAGTGTGATTATATAGTAATGTTTGcataaaatatgaattttggtgtGTAGTGATTGGATCATCAATATTCATTGAACTCAGATCAGGTGGATCTATGTGGTTAGTCGGTGGAGTGTTGGTCATTGTTTCGATAGTTTCaaggaggaagaagatgaagttaATGTGCATAGGAAATCATTCTGTGTATGTATatttgaaagagagggaaaaactGAATTAATCTTGGTGGAAATTTTAACATCAGCTTCTTAAACTTTTAATATTAAAATCtacattttattttctaaaatcacaatttattatagtcaaaaataCTTTATAAACATGGTAGACAAACTAGTTCACTTCCTACTCTTTAATAGCACAACCACATTATTTTTATGCAGGAGAAGTATACAGAAGATTTAAGTTGCATACAATAGCAATATAAAAATATTCTTGCACTATTAGCGTATTTTAAACCATTATAAAAGATAGCTTTTTTTAAAGGTGGTTTATTTGGTTGTGAAGACAGTTATTAATTATTCCGAAATTAGTTATCTTGGGGATTATTATTCCACCATCCCATAGGGATAAAAATAACACTGCAATCCCGGAATAACTAATACTGAGATTAGTTATACTGTTATTTTATCTCAACCAAACGTGgtataaactcatctcaaatttaatctcgGGATAATTTAATTATTCCTTATACCTCGTCCCAAACGAGTCCTAAAAAAGGCTGCATTAActtttcaaggaaaaataggaaagGATCAAGTTGCATTCAAAATGAACATATGCAGAACACCTTAAAGATTTGACAATTTACAATTGCAAAAAAGCTAGTAATTTCAACTAAGGCAAACCAAAAAGGTTGTAAGCAAACTGACCAACTAAAACACACCCTATATCAAAACGTTTTTGCCTTTTATTGAACCTCCCAACTGTGGACTCAATGGTGAATATTCAGTTAATTCGAACTTGAGCGCGAATATTGAATTCACTTTTTTTGTCCCTTCTCTTCCCCTCCCGCCCCGCTCCCTCCTTACtccgaaaaagggaaaaaagttgGATTCATCACCAAAAATCGATTGGATCTCCATTCACTCCTCATAACAATAACAAATACAAACATCAACGTTCGCAGTATATCTACATAATCTCTTTGCCTCTTTGATGCAGAAAAATTTTCTGCACAACATCACCTTCGAATGTGACTTAAGTATGATACCTGCTAGAAATACTAGTTGTTATAACATCAAAATATAAGGTGCttgtgtgaaatatttaaacagATTCAAAATACTTACAATCTCTAGAGCACTGACTTTGTGAAGGAGATCCATTTACAGTTTGCCTAAGAAAAccaaaaaattaagagaaaatgtTATACAATGACACTGGAAATAAAGTGTAGACTTAGTCTCAAAAGTCTACTGAATATCAAGAGAAATACACACAGAGTAGGGCAGGTTCTGATTCACTTTAGTAAGCAAAGGTCCTTTATATCTGGCagttccagttttggattttgcAATAGGTCTTTTATCAGCATTATCAGTACAAGACTGTCCACTTATATATGCATCCTAAACAAGAAAAAGCAAAACATGTAGGTTATACTCGTACCGGTTTCTTATGCGAAACCATGGACGGAACTCAATCACTACTAATTGGTATCTTTATTTATACATCAGTGACGATAGATGCATTCACCACAGTTCTAGCATTAAGGCAAAGCCGTGTCAAGCATATACCTGATTTGGGCGCTTAGCATATGTTTTTCGGGCATATAGATATGCGAGTTTAGAGTCTTCCATTTGTTATTAGATTTTATGCATATAGAAAATCAGATTTTGCAGATGAAGATGGTATCTGGTATTACAGTATTACTCAGGTTTCTTGCTCTAAGAAGTTAACGGAGAGATGGACTTTTAGCATTAGAATCTTGACTTACCATGCCGTACTTCAGAAATATGCCATGTAAGGACTGTAATTCGTGTTTTAATTCTGTTTGAGTAGCATCATCTTCACAGGCTACCAATGGATGAAATCCGACAGCAATGCACCTGCATTTACACGATATCACTTTAGTCACATAGGGAGGTCAGGCCACAACTGCTGAGGCAATGCAATAGCATATTTTCTCTTTGGAGTAAAATAATGCAGTTTGAAGGTACCATTTGCTTTCACTATTTTCAAGTGTCTCTTTCAGCCACTGTGATTGCCTATCTCCAGCACCATTTGAAGCAACCTAGCAACAAGAACAACAAAGTTAAAAGTTTACTGTAGAAAGCTCGACAGCAAAAGGCTAAACCAACTTCTAAGCGTTGTCAAATATAGGTATGATAAAAGCAGTTTTCTCGAAGATCCATTTTTATTTTCTCGAAAACCAACTTCCGATCTAACAGAAAGAAACGAAGCAAGACAAGGAATCAGCTGTGGGAGACGCTGAAAAGAATCCGGGCAATAAGTAGCTAGGATACAAAAGGTCATAAGCCATTTCTGCACTCATAAAATACACAGTAGCAGTTTACAAACATCTTCATTCTTCTATAATCATCCCTTTTGTAAATTACACTAACATTCAACGTTGCCTAAAAAGTTAAAATCTCTGAATTTGAATAGGAGGGAATCCCTGGCTCTATGTATAATGCCAAACGCAAGTATAAAAGCTAACGTCCAGTTGAAAGTGCTTATAGAACCCTGCCAACTGCCATAGTAGGAGGCATCGCAACCCCCATTTTCATCCGAAATTACTTAGAAGATTATCAAATCTAACACAAGCTAAAATTTGGCAAGTAACCCCCTTTTTCATCCGAAAGAAGCTGAAAGTAAATATCATCCAGATGACAAGCAATCACATTTGATGTAATTAAGGCCTTTGGTATTAACCTTCTGAATATTCACAAGCAAGCTATAGCCATATCGGGGGAGTATAAAGTAAAAACATTATAAGCAAAATATAACACTCATTTTATAGAGACAATCAAAGTTAAAATAAAGCAATTCTTGgtcaaataaaaagggaaaagaaagagaTGGTAActgtgagaatgcacgggagaactatgatacaatgagccctatatataatacatattctactcctactacatatggaCTAGAATTATTtacacataactatctaacactcccctcaagccggtgcatacaaatcatatgtactgagcttgttacatatgtaactTATAAgaggaccagtgagggacttggtgaaaatatatgcaagctgatcattcgacttcactacgagtcatgccaaactcctggataattgtgctgaacttaccaaaccagacTCGAGGAGACTGCTCTAGACCATAAAGTGACAGGCGCAAGtgacatacaaggccactagtgactagactccccctgagcaacaaaatcaGGTGGTTGCTGATAAACAGAAGTTGGCCGAAATGTTATCGGAGAAATTTGAAAATAGTGAGACTAAGCCGAATTCCACACTACAAAATAGATTCTAAAACACCGTTAGAAAACAGAAACTTTTCTGGAAATTACTGTTCACGTCAGAAAATCATGTTCATGCcggaaaaaataaaagttgtcagaatttgatgtaatttatatgggtaggctcggaatcaCTAGACGAGGAAGTTATCCTGAAGAAGTATTGTCAAAAAGTGGCCAGAATGGCTCACACGCGCCGGAAAAATTACTGTAGCTCAccggaaaatttcaaagttctCGGGATCTGTAGGAAATTGTACTGGTGGACTCGGAATCACCCCGCGAAACAACTGTcctaaagaaaatatttgaaaattcTGGTTGGAAAGTGTTCCACGCGCTCGTCGGAACCCTAGTTCGGGCAACGTGTGGAGGTGCGTGAGGGACTTTCTGCCGGAGTGATTTACTGGGATTTTGTCGCTTGACTTTTCCGAACAAGATGGTAGTGTTGGTTTTCGCACAACACTTACCGATAAGGAGATTACACAAATCAATCTTGAGGAGTCAACCGGAAAGACGAACGGTTACTTTTCTGTTCCGATGGGACTGGAATTTCTGGGGTTTGGTCGCACAAGGATTTCAGATCTAATGGTGGTACTGGTATATATGCACGGTA
This window encodes:
- the LOC107813732 gene encoding uncharacterized protein LOC107813732 isoform X2, giving the protein MKKSWVFTIITQVSLCLPLYLVLNLCQNQKPILRNGNENIPMDIYFISVTGGVRPIEEQTLLLKQVEKVAKKFNARFVINISELGEDDPLVQNVASNGAGDRQSQWLKETLENSESKWCIAVGFHPLVACEDDATQTELKHELQSLHGIFLKYGMDAYISGQSCTDNADKRPIAKSKTGTARYKGPLLTKVNQNLPYSANCKWISFTKSVL
- the LOC107813732 gene encoding uncharacterized protein LOC107813732 isoform X5 encodes the protein MDIYFISVTGGVRPIEEQTLLLKQVEKVAKKFNARFVINISELGEDDPLVQNVASNGAGDRQSQWLKETLENSESKWCIAVGFHPLVACEDDATQTELKHELQSLHGIFLKYGMDAYISGQSCTDNADKRPIAKSKTGTARYKGPLLTKVNQNLPYSANCKWISFTKSVL
- the LOC107813732 gene encoding uncharacterized protein LOC107813732 isoform X3; amino-acid sequence: MISPSTKATTLFRRRKQKPILRNGNENIPMDIYFISVTGGVRPIEEQTLLLKQVEKVAKKFNARFVINISELGEDDPLVQNVASNGAGDRQSQWLKETLENSESKWCIAVGFHPLVACEDDATQTELKHELQSLHGIFLKYGMDAYISGQSCTDNADKRPIAKSKTGTARYKGPLLTKVNQNLPYSANCKWISFTKSVL
- the LOC107813732 gene encoding uncharacterized protein LOC107813732 isoform X1, with amino-acid sequence MVLTLKWMAVLWNRNTPVGFFSFSLNTPYQMLFSMKFLAKQYTIKPILRNGNENIPMDIYFISVTGGVRPIEEQTLLLKQVEKVAKKFNARFVINISELGEDDPLVQNVASNGAGDRQSQWLKETLENSESKWCIAVGFHPLVACEDDATQTELKHELQSLHGIFLKYGMDAYISGQSCTDNADKRPIAKSKTGTARYKGPLLTKVNQNLPYSANCKWISFTKSVL